Genomic segment of Drosophila simulans strain w501 chromosome 2R, Prin_Dsim_3.1, whole genome shotgun sequence:
TCTTGGCTCTGTAAATGCTTAATAATACACACGAGCGTGTTTGCGTTCAGTGTCCGTGCCAGCAAACTTAATTGATAAACATTAAATAACATttggattcagattcagaacTTGCATCCTCACCGAACGGTGTCCAAGTATTTCTAAATTATGTATTTTACTGCTCAGAGCAGCAATGCGCAGTCCCCGAAACGGTGGTGGATCGAGTTTAAATGTGTTGGATATATAAACAATTCGGCATAACACTTGATTTTTCATTGCCCTTCTTCTCAGTACTTTGTATCACTTGGAATTGTTCATAGACTACTCTCCCCACCTGCGATTCTGGTTCACCTAACCCAGATCTATCAGCGCCTGCAACGCACATGGATCAGACGCCCGCGTCGCAAAGAGCCCGATGCCGAACCCGAACCCGAATCCgaaccggaaccggaaacaGAAGCTACAGAAGCCGACGGAATCAGTGCTACATCTGCAGCTTCTTGGGGAGCTGGGGAATCCCTAGCCAGAGCCTATCACATTGGAACGCGTCGCGCCAGCAGATACTCGGAGAACTGCTGGCCCCCAACGCTGGCCTCGATGGTGAAGCCGGCGTTGAGGAGTCGGGTGAGCACCTGCACCGAGTTCAGCTTGCAGTAGCCGTTGAGGGGGAAGCGGATGATTTGCCCCCAGTCGCCCTGGTTCCAGGACACTCCGCTGCGACTCGACTGTGTCGCCTGGCTGGCCTCCGGGAAGAGCTCGTCGAGCAGAGCCCGTTCCGCCGACAGCATTATGCGTTCGCCAAGGTCCGGCGAGATGTGCAGCGCCACTACCTCGTAATTGCACTCCGGCGATGCGCTGGTCCTCGGGCTCGTCTTGATGTGGCGAGCCGGTGGAGTGGGTGGCGCCACCAAATAGTTGCCGTTGCGAACGCGATCCTTGCGCATGCTCTCCAGCTGCTTAATCATCGCTGTGGGCACACCGGTTGGTCATGTGGAGAGGGAATGGAGACAGGGAGAAGAGCAAATTAGCTATAATCGCTGGTGGCCATAACGAGGTTCCATGCACAGTGAAAAAGTATCAAGTGAGAAGTATAacttataataaattgaacaGAAAATATGTAAGCTTTTTACTCCATATGGAAGATAAGAGCTTATGACGATTAAGTTGAATACTTACGCTCCACTTCGTAGTAGCGAgcctcctccagcagcagctccaggtCCGGAAAGTCTTCGGCAATCAGAAGTCTTGAGTTTCTCATAAAGTTCAGAATGTGGCGGAACATGCCCCCATCGCGATCGATGAAATAGTGCTGCTTCAGCGAGTCCAGCACGATGGGTATCTGGCCATTGAAGAGCTTGGCCAGCTTCGACTCCGGGTACTTGGTGAGCGTCTCCAGTGAGCTGGTGTAGATGGTCCCGCCCACGTCGATGTGAACGGGTGCCGTATAGCGGGAGGCGGCGGCCACACACGGAATCCCAGTGATGGGCTTGTGGTTGCCGTGCAAATAGGAACTGGCCCCCGCCGAGGAGGCTCCTccgacggcggcggcagcagctgccaccGCTCCGGGCAAGCCCAGCGGCGTCACTGAGGAACTGGCGGGTGGCGTCGGTGTGGGCGAAGAGGAGTTTGAGATCGTTGGCGAGACGGTTGGCGAGGAGCTGTGGGCGAAAGCCGTTCACGAATTCACAATGAGATTGTTTGCGACAAGGGGGAATGGCAATGTGGCGTGGAAGCTCCCATCTATCATACAGCCGATGGAGTACTCTGCATTCCACTGCACTTTGCCAGGAAGTTCTTAAAACTTTTGAAAGTCCCAAATtacaaaaccaataaattcTTCAAAATCTTAGAAGCATATTGTATTTTCTATACCTTGCTACACGAACTAATATCTTTGCTCATAAAACCCAAGCTTACCTGATTTTAATATCGCTTCTGGCGTAAATGCGGCCCGTGGAGGATAAGTCGCGTGGCTCCAGGGCCTTGACATCTCTTTCGCGCTCTCGGTCCATATCGCATTTTTTCCTGCAACCAAGAATCAAATGAAATCCCGGTTAATTGTCACATAATATACAAGTAATGAGAGCAGCTTATATAAGTCGGGGGGCTTCGAAAACGCTAATCATGAGAACCAATTTGTCCCCCGCGCCAAACTGAAATTGACTTGACTCTGATTACGGACAGCCACATCGGCGGAGGACAGCAAACGTGACAACGAAAATGCCGCGACGGGCCAAACATGGCTTGCAGCTCTCCACAGGGCCCATAAAAGttcacacacaagcacacacacacacacaggcattCAGAGCGATTTGTAGGGAGGCAGAGCCAAGtcgtacgtacatatatatatatatttcatatggCCACGGTCTTGGGCTGATTGTGTGGGAATATTTGGATTTTCACTGCGTTTCCATCTCGGTTACGGGGCGTCGAGCCCGAAGCGATCGGCTCTCTGCAGCTTCGGTCGTGGACAAGACCAAATCGCCATTCCCGCATGGCTTATACCATATAGCAGCCCAAACTGGGCGGCCTGTGGATGCAGTTAATGTTAACGGCCATCGAGTGCATCGTTTTAGCCACTCGTCGTTGTGGTTGTACTGGCCGGAAGGGTTGCCAGTCGAATTTCACACGAAAATCACATTGTTTCGCGGTGGAAAGCGGGGCAATGTGCGATGTGGGCTCGCCAATTATGACGTGTCAGTCGGATGCGtgccacatggcgtatgcgcaacgcGCCCGCTGAGCCGACTTAACAAAGTCAACACCAATTACGTGGCTACATCTAAATCTGCAAAGCGAGAGCCAAagcctcatcatcatcaccatcatcagcatcatcattaGTATCAGTTTCAGTTCCTCCAGGTCCAGGaccgcaaattaataaaactcaATCAACCGGCGAGCGAACCACTCAAAACGAGTTGGCCCCATATGACAAATGTTCACATGCTTTATGCACATTAACTTGGCTTACACACAGTTCTCTTCGGTTATGAATGTACGTTACGATGGAACTACCTTTGAATGGGTAGCTTAGCTATAATAGCTTATTTATaatagtaaaatatatttatcctAGTTAATAAACAACAGATGACATAGAATTCGACCACATTCCATATACTTTCTCAGTAATGTGATAATGGAATGTCCGTATCTGAAATGTATATTACCGATCACTTTGCCCCTTGAAGGGCATTTATTCTTCGCTTCGCCACAAATCACCGCTGTCCATCTAGCTAAACaagtttgctttttttaaatgtttgagGCCCTGCGGCCACGACGACTCGGGCTGGGTAATTACGATTTGATTAACTTTAACTACATGAACATTCAAATGCGAATGGGAACCGGAGAGGCAGTGGATGTACAAGCTTACGAGTGTACGATTGTGCGAGGGCTAAAAAGCGAATAGAAACGTAAGGAGCGACGGACGTCGAACAGGGTTACGGTTTCAAATGGAAACCAAGAGAGTTGCacaaaaaaattgcacaaaataaATGACTGCAAGGCATTCTCATGGCAGCAATGGCGATTGACGGGGGTCCAGAAATGGGTGGCATATACAGCTgggttttattaatttacgcCAATTATAAAGCGTGAGTAATGCGTTCAATCAAACATTGGATATTCGTTTATGGGATCTGGCTTAATGGTTTCCTAGCCAATATCCTTTACCCcaccgcaccgcaccgcaccatacccctctctctctctcttctaCTCCTACTCCTTCCTGGCCACATTCCTCCTAGGGCcaactgctgcagttgcagccaCAAAATATGCAATGCCTGAGCTCTGGCTTGCCAcacaaacaattcaatttcaattgctttGCGGCCCACTTGAGCaggtgcaacaacaacaacaagccccacacacacacacacaccgagtTTGGGacacacgtgtgtgtgtgtgtgggtgtggacACCCAGAGCTAACGGtattgtatataagac
This window contains:
- the LOC6735582 gene encoding BTB/POZ domain-containing protein kctd15-like isoform X2, with translation MDRERERDVKALEPRDLSSTGRIYARSDIKISSSPTVSPTISNSSSPTPTPPASSSVTPLGLPGAVAAAAAAVGGASSAGASSYLHGNHKPITGIPCVAAASRYTAPVHIDVGGTIYTSSLETLTKYPESKLAKLFNGQIPIVLDSLKQHYFIDRDGGMFRHILNFMRNSRLLIAEDFPDLELLLEEARYYEVEPMIKQLESMRKDRVRNGNYLVAPPTPPARHIKTSPRTSASPECNYEVVALHISPDLGERIMLSAERALLDELFPEASQATQSSRSGVSWNQGDWGQIIRFPLNGYCKLNSVQVLTRLLNAGFTIEASVGGQQFSEYLLARRVPM
- the LOC6735582 gene encoding BTB/POZ domain-containing protein kctd15-like isoform X1, coding for MQVRTPFVALDQRSPLTVDSSCPKRKKCDMDRERERDVKALEPRDLSSTGRIYARSDIKISSSPTVSPTISNSSSPTPTPPASSSVTPLGLPGAVAAAAAAVGGASSAGASSYLHGNHKPITGIPCVAAASRYTAPVHIDVGGTIYTSSLETLTKYPESKLAKLFNGQIPIVLDSLKQHYFIDRDGGMFRHILNFMRNSRLLIAEDFPDLELLLEEARYYEVEPMIKQLESMRKDRVRNGNYLVAPPTPPARHIKTSPRTSASPECNYEVVALHISPDLGERIMLSAERALLDELFPEASQATQSSRSGVSWNQGDWGQIIRFPLNGYCKLNSVQVLTRLLNAGFTIEASVGGQQFSEYLLARRVPM